From Xanthomonas sp. 10-10:
GCCGGTTGCGCCTTCAGCAAGGCCTCTGCAATGGCGTGCTGATCCCGATAGCTGGCGTTGTAAACGTCATACGAGGTGCCGATGCCCACCTCGTCGTCGGGGATGCCCCTGGCCAGCGCCTTGCCATTGGCAAAGGCATTCAGATCCTGGCAGGCGTCGGCACCTGGATCCAGTTCGTTGATATCCAGTGCCGGTGCCGCCGCAGTGGCTGCCGCCGCAGGCGTGGGTGCGGTGGGCGCGGTCGCTTGCTCGCTGGCTTGCTTGCAACCGCTCAATGCCATGAAGGTTGCAAGCGCGAGACTGTGTCTGCTCAACATGGGCGTGGCAGCCGTGCATGGGGAAGGTGCCGCGAGCTTAGGCGAGCCCTGCGCGCAGGCTGCGCGCGGGCGAACAAAGTTGAGTATTCCCGCGCCCGCAACGGCACACGCGTGCAGGAAAGCGAAGCGCCGGCGGCGCACCGGCACTGGCACCACCGCAGCGCGGGTGTCGCTAGCGGTTGAGCTGCGGAATCTTTGCAAACGCCTCGGCAATGAAATCCATGAACACCAGCGCGCGCTTGGGCACCAGCCGGTTGGCGGCGTAGACAATCTGCATCGGCGCCGGCGGCGGCGCAAAGGCATCCAGCACGGTCTGCAGCTCGCCCGAGGCCAGGCCTTGCTCGTACAGCCACGCCGGACCCAGGCCGATGCCGAGCCCGGCGCTGACCGCCGCGCGCGCTGCCTCGGGCGAATTGACCCGGAACCGGCCGGACACCGGCACGTCGGTATCGCGGAAACGCCAGCTCGCCCCGGTGCTGAGCAGCGTGTACAGCACGCAGTCGTGGTGGCGCAGGTCCTCGGGCACGGCCGGCACCCCGCGCCTGTCCAGGTAGGCGCGGCTGGCCACCGTCACCCGCGTGAACGCGCCGATGCGGCGTGCGCGCAGCGCGCTGCTGTCCAGGTGGCCGATGCGGATGGCCAGCTCCGCGCCTTCGTCGAGCAGGTTCACGTAGCGGTCGTTGATCTGCAGGTCCAGCTCCAGTGCCGGAAACCGCTGCAAGAACGCCGGCACCAGCGGCAGCACGAAGGTGTGCGACAACGCCGTGGGGCAGGCCACCCGCAGCAGCCCGGAGGGCTGCACATCGTCGCGCAGCGCCATTTCAGACTCGCCCACCGCATCCAGGATGCGGCGCACCTCCGCGTAATAGCGCTCGCCCTCCGGGGTGAGCACCAGCTTGCGGGTGGAGCGGTTGAGCAGCCGGGTCTGCAGGTGCTGCTCCAGCGCCGCCACATGCCGGCTGACGTTGGGCTGGCCCAGCCCCAGGTCGCGCCCGGCGGCGGAAAAGCTGCCCGTCTCTACCGCGCGGGCAAAGCAGGTCATCAGCAGAAACCGGTCCATGCGTCCTCGATTCATGCGCACAGCGCATGAAGGTTATGTTCCCGCAGGATCTTATAGCAGCAGGCGCATGGGGCGAAGATGCCGCATCGAAGGCCGCCATGCGGCGGCCGGGCACCGCACCATCAGGAGCACACCATGTCACGTCTTGCAGGCAAACGTACCCTCATCACCGGCGGCACCACCGGCATTGGCCTGGAAACCGCCAGGCAGTTCCTCGCCGAAGGCGCCCGCGTCATCGTCACCGGCGTCAACCCCGAGTCCATCGCCAAGGCCCAGGCCATCCTGGGGCCGGACGTGCCGGTGCTGCGCGCCGACTCGGCCAGCGTTGCCGCCCAGCAGGAGCTGGCGCAGGCGGTGCAGGCCCATTACGGCCAGCTGGATGTCGTCTTCCTCAATGCTGGCGTCTCGGTCTGGGTGCCGATCGAAGAGTGGACCGAGCAGGCCTTCGACGCCTCCTTCGCCATCAACGTCAAGGGCCCGTACTTCCTGCTGCAGGCGCTGCTGCCGGTGCTGGCCAACCCCGCCTCGGTGGTGCTCAACACCTCCGTCAACGTGCATGCCGGCATGGCCCGCTCGTCGGTGTATGCCGCCACCAAGGCCGCCTTCCTCAGCATGACCAAGACGCTGTCCAGCGAACTGCTGGGCCGCGGCATCCGCGTCAACGCCGTCAGCCCCGGCCCGGTGGAAACCCCGCTGTACGACAAGCTCGGCGTGCCCGACGCCTACCGTGCAAAGCTCAACGAGGAAATCGCCGCCAGCATCCCGATGGGCCGCTTCGGTACCCCGGAAGAGGTGGCCAAGGCCGTGCTGTACCTGGCCTCGGACGAATCCAGCTGGACGGTGGGGTCGGAAATCGTGGTCGACGGCGGGCGCCTGCTCAACGGCTGAGCCTGGCGGCCCCCGCCAGGCGTCGGCAGGCGGCGCGCATCGCCGCCCTGCCGGCACCCACCTGCGCCTGCGCATCGCCATGCACCGGTTGCATGGCGAGGCGCAGGCGTTTTCTGCCATGCAGGCAAGGCCGGCCCACGGCTGCCCTGGCACCCCCCTTTCGCAACGCGAGCCATTGCCCATGCCCAACACCCTCACCCTGATCAGCCACCCGCTGTGCCCGTTCGTGCAGCGCGCCGCCATCGTGCTGCTGGAACACGCTGTCGCCTTCGAGCGCGTGGATATCGACCTGCACGCCAAGCCGGACTGGTTCCTGGCCCTGTCGCCCACCGGCAAGGTGCCGCTGCTGCGCATCGGCCAGCCGGACGGCAGCGTGGCCACCCTGTTCGAGAGCGCGGTGATCTGCGACTACCTCGACGAGACCAGCGGCAGCACCAGCCTGTACCCGCGCGACCCGCTGCAACGTGCGCAGCAACGCGCCTGGATCGAGTTTGCCGCGCCCACCTTTGCCGACGCCTGGCAGTTCCTCAATGCCAGCGACCAGGCCAGCGCCGACACCGCCAGCGCCGCCTTCCGCGGCAAGCTGCAAAAGCTCGAGCAGGCGCTGGGCCAGGGCCCGTATTTCGCCGGCCCCACGTTCGGCATGGTCGATGTGGTGTTCGCCCCGCTGCTGCGCTACTTCGGCCTGCTGCCCGCCGATGTCTGTGCACCCATCTTTGAAGGGCTGCCGCGCATCGGCGCATGGCGCGCCGCCCTGGCCGCCAGGCCCAGCGTCATCGGCGCGGCGGCGCAGGACTACGCGAGCCGCTTCCAGCAGCATCTGCACAAACAGCGCGCCCTGCTGGCAGAGGCGGTGCGTGTGCCGGCGTAAGCAGCCAAAGCCAACGTGCAGGGCTGGCCGCGTCGCATGCCTGCCCTAGCAACTAACCCTCAGTGCCATCAGTGCCAAGGGCTTGCCAGGCCTGAGCCGCAACCTGCGGAGTCACCCGCTGCGTCAGCCACCAGAACAACAGCGTAAGCGCGCTGATCAGCGCGCCCAGCAGGCACACACCTTGCCAGCCCGCATGGGCATAGGTGACGGTGGTGCCGATGGCACCCAGCCCGCTGCCGACCGCATAGAACAGCATGTAGAGGCCCACCATCCGGCTGTGGGCTTCGGGGCGCGTGCGGAAGATCAGGCTCTGGTTGGTGACATGCAGCGCCTGGCCACCCAGGTCGAGCAGCACGATGCCGATCACCAGCGCCCACAACGACCATTCCATCAGCGACAGCGGCCACCAAGCCAGCAGCAGTACGGCCAGCGCCGCTGCGCTGGTGCGCTGGGCATGGCCACGGTCGGCCCACTGCCCGGCACGTGCGGCCGCCAAGGCGCCCACCACACCGACCAAGCCAAATGCACCGATGACGGTGTGCGAATAGCTGTACGGCGGCGCGCTTAACGGAAGCACCAGCGCGCTCCAGAAGATGTTGAACGCGGCAAACATCAACAGCGCCAGCATGCCGCGCACTTGCAGCACCTTTTCTTTCCGCAGCAGCGTCAGCATGGAGGCGATCAGACGCGGGTAAGGCATGGGATTGGCTGCCAACGGCAAAGCTGGCAGCCGCCGCCACAGCGGCAGCGCGATCACCAGCATCAGCACGGCGGCGCAGAAGTACACGCCGCGCCAACCCGCCAGATCGCTGACGCCCCCTGCGAACACGCGCGCGAGCAGCAGACCGATGAACACGCCACTCTGCGCCGTACCGACAACCCGCCCTTGTTCATGGGGCGCGGCAGCACTGGCCGCATAGGCGATCAGCCCCTGGGTCATCGCCGTGCCCAGCAGCCCCACCGCCAGCATGCCCGCCAGCAGGACAGATGCAGACTGCGCCATGCCGACCGTCGCCAATGCCACCACCAGGCCCAGCAGTTGCACCGCCATCAACCGGCGACGATCTACCCGATCCCCCAGTGGCACCAGCAACAGCAGAGCCAGGGCGCAGCCGCTCTGGGTGGCCGTCACCACGCCTCCCACGGCGGCATGACTGATGTGGAAGTCGCGGGCCAGCGCATCCAGCAGGGGTTGTGCGTAGTACACATTCGCCACGCTCACGCCACTGGCGGCGGCAAACAGCAGCACCAGGCCGCGCGGCATCTCGGCAGTTCGGGATGATTTCATGCGCCACGATCCATGCAATCTGGTTTCAAAACAAAACTCATTGAAGGCTAGGGCACGTAGTTTTAAAATGCAACCAGAAATTCTGGATGTTGCTATCTGTCTGGAGAAGTCATGCCGCGCCGTCCTATCAACGACGAACCCTGTCCCGTTGCGCGCGCCGTCAATGTGGTCGGGGATCGCTGGTCGCTGCTGATCGTGCGCGATGCGTTCGATGGCACGCGCCGCTTCAGCGACTTTCAGCGCAGCCTGGGCATGGCGCGCAACATCCTGTCTGACCGTCTTCGCAAGCTGGTAGAGCAGGGCATTCTCGAAACCCAGGATGCCTCGGATGGCACGGCCTATCAGGAATACGTGCTGACGCCGCAGGGCGAGAGCCTGTTTCCCGTAGTGGTAGCGCTGCGCCAGTGGGGGGAGCAGCACCTGTTTGCACCTGGCGAACGCCATTCGGTGCTGATCGACAAGCGTACGCGCAAGCCGATTGCGCGCATGGCGCCACAGGCCAACGATGGTTCCGTGCTGTTGCCTGCCGCGACCGAAGTGCGGAAAGTGAAGTAAGGAGAAATGCGCCTAGCAGTGATAGCTACGATCAGCCCACGACAAAAAGCGCAGCCCATGGGCTGCGCTTTCCCTTTCAAGGCTGTCTTGTGGCGGACCGGGGATATGGATGATGAGACCTTGCCTGCTGCGACGCTCCCGCACTTTCCCCCCGCGAAGCCCCTATACGGCGCCTAGCTCGAAAAGCGGCAGGAGCACATAGAGGCCGAAATCTCGCATAACGTGTTGCCTGGCGTGATTACTTCGATGTAAGTGCGGGGCCAGGCGATTTCCACCGGTACAGGAAGCTCCGAGTAGCCGCCACCGCTTATCTGGCAGGCTGCGCATGGGCCCTGCAGGCATCGAAGCGGCGAGGATGGGGGGATGCCTTCGCCGCGCCGCAGCCACCTGGCGCATGCGCATCCCTACCCCGCCTCCAGCGCGGAACGACGTTGCGGCGCAATGCGGCTGAGCCAATACTGTGCAGGTCTTCTTTCAGCAGAGCGCCATGCGCGCCTTCTTTCTCTATGTTGCAGCGCCTTCGATTCTGCTGTCGGCGTTGGCAACCGCCCACGCAGCCCCGGCCGCTGAGTTATGCGAGGTCTTGCGCGCCTTTGTCCGTGCAGTACAGCCGGGACAGACACGCAGCTTTGCGTTCCGCACCTCGTGGGGAACCAACTTCAAGCATGCGCAAGAGCAGGCGCTTTCCGCCAAACGGTGTGAGCACAGTGGAGACCCCGCCGCGCAGGCCGTCTGCGCCTACCTGATGCAGCATGGGCAAACAGAGTTTGCAGACGCCACGGTAATGGACTCGGTGTCCTGCCTATCGAGCGGCACCACATTTGATAGCAGCCTGAGACTGCATAGCGCCGAGCTGTCCTTTCGTCATGAGGCCATCAACGCAGGCGCGACGGTCACAGTCACCTTTGGCGAAGATACGGAACAGGGCGGCATGGTGTTTCGACTTCAGTCAGAAGGCGACTAGCGCCGCCCGAGATGTCCTTAAAGGACGAAGGCCCGACGGTAATTGCCGGGTATCGATGGGAATGTTGTTGGGATATGGACGTATACACCGCTGTCGCCGGACTCTAGGCAAGCAATGTGAGGGATGCGGCGCGAGCAAGGCGGACTCGTGCGCAAGGCTCTAGGCCCGAAATTACGACGTAAACCAAAGCCTTGTCGAGCAGGTCTGTCAGAGGAAAAGTCATTTCCAGGCCTAAGCTATCGCGTGCCCTAGAGGCGTAGTGGTGGGCGAATCTGTCGCTGCAACTACATGGAATGAAGTAAGTTGCCGTGAGCAAAGCCAAAGCCCTACATTTTCTACAGAACAAGTTTATTAATTCGGAGAATATGAATGCCGCGTCAGCTCACAACATCCGAGCAGCTTGCTCATAGTACTGTTCGTATTGAATGCGTTCTATCGAATGGACAGATAGGAACAGGGTCTGGGTTTTTCTTTAACTTTTTGAAGGAAGGAGAACGATCCGTGCCGGCAATTGTTACCAACAAACATGTCGTTTCTGGGGCGGAAGCCGGCGTTATCTACGTAACTAGAAAAGATGCCAATGGCGATCCGTTAATGAGAGAATATATAGAAATTAAGATAGACCGCTTTGAAGAAAGATGGTTGCTTCATCCTAATCACGATGTAGATCTTTGTATCCTGCCAATCGCTGGACTAATTGAAGAAATGGAACGGGCGGGTCATCTTCTTTTTTTTAGAACACTGGACGAATCACTAATTCCGAGCAAAGAAGAGTTGGACGATCTAGGTGCTCTTGAAGATGTAATTATGCTGGGATATCCAAACGGTATATGGGATAGCGTAAATAATATGCCGATAATTAGAAGGGGGGTTACTGCAACACATCCTAATTTAGACTATGAGGGCAGAGGTGAATTCATGATCGACGCTGCGTGTTTTCCTGGTTCAAGTGGATCCCCTGTATTGCTTTACAACGATGGACACTGGAATCAACGAGACGGTAATGTAATGATGGGAGGGCTGCGGATCAAATTGCTAGGTCTTTTATACGCTGGCCCGCAGCATACAGCTTCAGGCGAAATCGAGATTGTAAATGTACCGACTCAACAGCGTGCTATCTCTATATCTCGAATTCCTAATAATCTGGGGCTAATCATAAAGGCGTCGCGAATTATGGAGATGGAAGCCGTACTGCGAGATCTGATGCGAACTGCCAAATGATATTGCTTTGCTCGGACCATGCCGGGGAATATTGGTGGTTCGAAAGCGGATGAGTACCTGCTGTAAAATTAACCTTGTTAATTGATTTTTTAGAGAGGCTAGCTGAGGCTATAATCGGGCCTGTCTTCACGAGGATCTGAAGCTATGGATTGGAATTTATTTCATTCAGCCACTTGTCAAGCTCCTCTACAGAGAGGCATTCATCAGTACCGCGATCTTGGCTAGCACCGCGCAACGCCACTCCTACAACCCCGAAGCTTTCATCGACATAAGGCCCGCCGCTATAGCCAGCTCTTATCGTTGATGCAATCTCGAACCTACTCAAGCCTTGCCTTGGGTAAGTGTTGTTTACATAAGTTGGAACAATATTTGCCGAGCGCCCGGGGCTATAATCTGGGTACCCGATAAGTAGCCCCCTGTCACCTGACTTCGCCTGAGAATGTGCTGCAGTGAGGTGCCTTGTTGAGAGAGGAGGAGCGTCGAATGCAAGTAAGGCGAGGTCGCGATGCTGATCGTAATTCAGAAGTGTTAAGTCGTGTCTTGCGTTTGCATGATCAACAGCAAAGCACTTAAGTTTATCTATGTCGCTCGAATTTATATGGATGGCAATGTCTTCCACAAGATCATAAAAGACGTGATCACATGTTATTAGTCTATTATTGTTATAAATAAAGCCAGTGCCTTGGCCGCCTACATGTGAAACAACGCCAGTGGATGGGCTAACATAATCCCCCTCCCATACAACGACGAAACAGGCTTTGCGAAGTTCAGTTTCCGTCCTTACGATTGGGTAAGCTTTCAGCGCTTTTGTTATTCCATCTGTAGCCGCATTAAAGCGGTCTGCAAAACGATTATAAAGTACGTCTTCATCGCCTCTCACCATTTTCACAAATAGAATTTTCCCCCTTAAGTAGTTTGCTAGCTCAGGAATGTAATTGGGGTTTCTAAGCGATCTATAATTCAGAGCCTGAGAGATGCCGTTTTTATTTTCAAAGCTAGACTTCCAGAGCGAGTTTGCATTCGAGTAGCCGTGTTTCTCGCAGGCATTTAAGGCGCCCCTTATCTCGTCTAAGAATTTGCGCCTGACATTTGGAAATCGATTAACCTTTAGTCCAGTTACTTCCATTCTTCTATGGCGCGTACTCATACGAGTTTTTTCTGGATTGATCTCAAATCCGTTTTTTCTTATTGTCTCTTGAAGTTCAGCTCCAAGGGTCAGAGATCCTGAATCAAACGAGCAAATATTTTCTGGTATGGCTGCTGAAGTTCTTACGGAAAATGAAAAGGTGATGTCATCTACATATCGAGTATAGGTGGCCCTGTGTCGCCTTGCCAAATCAATTAGATCTCGATCGAGCGAACGCGCAATTATGTTAGATATATAAGGGGATGTTGGAGCTCCTTGCGGCAGCGTGTTTCTAAACGTGCATATGTGTGCTGCCAATGATGCAACTTGGTGGGAAAACCCAAAAATGGGAGAGGAAAATAATCCTCTGACACGATAAAAGGTAATTGATGGGAAGAAGTCCTCCAGATCAAGATTTAATATAAAGCCCGCTCTTTGCTGGCAATGTGCTTTGGCGTTGCTGACAATGCTTCTGTTAAGCCGAAATCCATGAGCGCTATTTTTAGGCTCGGGACCAACATTCAAAAGATATTTTAGCAGCTGCCTTTGAATATTTTTTAGGGTCAATCTAGGTGAATAAATCTGCCTCAGTCCACCTGTTTTTTTCGGGATTTGGAAGGCTCTATATTGCTGAGCAGGATATATCTCACCTTGGATACTATCGTAGCCGACCCCAAAAACGTGCATTGAAAACCTAGCTACGTCGCTCCTGGCTAAAGCTTCATTCAAGTTATCCAAGTCATCTATATTAATCAAGTGCCGCCTCGGCTGTCTTTTACATATACCCATCGCGTCCCACGTTGCGACACTGTGCGCAGAGCGCGGATTACCTCAACACAAGGACCGCGTTAACGCAGCCCAGATTAAGCATCAGCCGAGACGGCTTACCGATTGTAGCCAACTGATTTATTTTTGTCGCCCTGAGATCGCAACGCAGGCTGATTTTTAATGCCATCAAGTCGCCGTATGGACTCTCATCCAGCGATAGAATTGATCGGTTCACTTATCCACCCTGACACCGCTGCCAACCACCGCCAGTAGCAGACACCTGCTCCCACCCGTTGCGCAGCCGCTTCATCGCTTGTCCGCCCACACACGCATAACCCAGTTGTTTGGCTTCGGCGGTGCCCAGACCAGGCAGCGCGATGATGGAATCCGAAGGCGCAGGGCGCCCTTGGCGCTGCGCTTCGCTAAGTAGAGTCACGTTTTCGATGCTCTGGCAGTAACGCACCATGCCCGGGCGCGTGCGGTATTGCTCACAATTGAAGGGCGTTGTGTCACGCGCCATGGAGTTATGCGGCTGCCGCACTGGCGGAATGTAAGTGTACGTGGACTTTCCCGTGGACGAGCGCATGCTTTGTGCAGGTGCACCATGTGCGCACGCAAGCATGCACAGCGCGGCCAATGTCAGCGCACCGCGGCGCGCGGTGGTGTTCCAATCCATGGTGTTCCCTCTGTACGCACCGATCCTAGCCCACCTATTGCAATTGCGGGTGGTTCA
This genomic window contains:
- a CDS encoding serine protease, which produces MPRQLTTSEQLAHSTVRIECVLSNGQIGTGSGFFFNFLKEGERSVPAIVTNKHVVSGAEAGVIYVTRKDANGDPLMREYIEIKIDRFEERWLLHPNHDVDLCILPIAGLIEEMERAGHLLFFRTLDESLIPSKEELDDLGALEDVIMLGYPNGIWDSVNNMPIIRRGVTATHPNLDYEGRGEFMIDAACFPGSSGSPVLLYNDGHWNQRDGNVMMGGLRIKLLGLLYAGPQHTASGEIEIVNVPTQQRAISISRIPNNLGLIIKASRIMEMEAVLRDLMRTAK
- a CDS encoding glutathione S-transferase family protein, which gives rise to MPNTLTLISHPLCPFVQRAAIVLLEHAVAFERVDIDLHAKPDWFLALSPTGKVPLLRIGQPDGSVATLFESAVICDYLDETSGSTSLYPRDPLQRAQQRAWIEFAAPTFADAWQFLNASDQASADTASAAFRGKLQKLEQALGQGPYFAGPTFGMVDVVFAPLLRYFGLLPADVCAPIFEGLPRIGAWRAALAARPSVIGAAAQDYASRFQQHLHKQRALLAEAVRVPA
- a CDS encoding helix-turn-helix domain-containing protein — protein: MPRRPINDEPCPVARAVNVVGDRWSLLIVRDAFDGTRRFSDFQRSLGMARNILSDRLRKLVEQGILETQDASDGTAYQEYVLTPQGESLFPVVVALRQWGEQHLFAPGERHSVLIDKRTRKPIARMAPQANDGSVLLPAATEVRKVK
- a CDS encoding MFS transporter encodes the protein MKSSRTAEMPRGLVLLFAAASGVSVANVYYAQPLLDALARDFHISHAAVGGVVTATQSGCALALLLLVPLGDRVDRRRLMAVQLLGLVVALATVGMAQSASVLLAGMLAVGLLGTAMTQGLIAYAASAAAPHEQGRVVGTAQSGVFIGLLLARVFAGGVSDLAGWRGVYFCAAVLMLVIALPLWRRLPALPLAANPMPYPRLIASMLTLLRKEKVLQVRGMLALLMFAAFNIFWSALVLPLSAPPYSYSHTVIGAFGLVGVVGALAAARAGQWADRGHAQRTSAAALAVLLLAWWPLSLMEWSLWALVIGIVLLDLGGQALHVTNQSLIFRTRPEAHSRMVGLYMLFYAVGSGLGAIGTTVTYAHAGWQGVCLLGALISALTLLFWWLTQRVTPQVAAQAWQALGTDGTEG
- a CDS encoding reverse transcriptase domain-containing protein produces the protein MNEALARSDVARFSMHVFGVGYDSIQGEIYPAQQYRAFQIPKKTGGLRQIYSPRLTLKNIQRQLLKYLLNVGPEPKNSAHGFRLNRSIVSNAKAHCQQRAGFILNLDLEDFFPSITFYRVRGLFSSPIFGFSHQVASLAAHICTFRNTLPQGAPTSPYISNIIARSLDRDLIDLARRHRATYTRYVDDITFSFSVRTSAAIPENICSFDSGSLTLGAELQETIRKNGFEINPEKTRMSTRHRRMEVTGLKVNRFPNVRRKFLDEIRGALNACEKHGYSNANSLWKSSFENKNGISQALNYRSLRNPNYIPELANYLRGKILFVKMVRGDEDVLYNRFADRFNAATDGITKALKAYPIVRTETELRKACFVVVWEGDYVSPSTGVVSHVGGQGTGFIYNNNRLITCDHVFYDLVEDIAIHINSSDIDKLKCFAVDHANARHDLTLLNYDQHRDLALLAFDAPPLSTRHLTAAHSQAKSGDRGLLIGYPDYSPGRSANIVPTYVNNTYPRQGLSRFEIASTIRAGYSGGPYVDESFGVVGVALRGASQDRGTDECLSVEELDKWLNEINSNP
- a CDS encoding SDR family oxidoreductase, with protein sequence MSRLAGKRTLITGGTTGIGLETARQFLAEGARVIVTGVNPESIAKAQAILGPDVPVLRADSASVAAQQELAQAVQAHYGQLDVVFLNAGVSVWVPIEEWTEQAFDASFAINVKGPYFLLQALLPVLANPASVVLNTSVNVHAGMARSSVYAATKAAFLSMTKTLSSELLGRGIRVNAVSPGPVETPLYDKLGVPDAYRAKLNEEIAASIPMGRFGTPEEVAKAVLYLASDESSWTVGSEIVVDGGRLLNG
- a CDS encoding LysR family transcriptional regulator; the protein is MDRFLLMTCFARAVETGSFSAAGRDLGLGQPNVSRHVAALEQHLQTRLLNRSTRKLVLTPEGERYYAEVRRILDAVGESEMALRDDVQPSGLLRVACPTALSHTFVLPLVPAFLQRFPALELDLQINDRYVNLLDEGAELAIRIGHLDSSALRARRIGAFTRVTVASRAYLDRRGVPAVPEDLRHHDCVLYTLLSTGASWRFRDTDVPVSGRFRVNSPEAARAAVSAGLGIGLGPAWLYEQGLASGELQTVLDAFAPPPAPMQIVYAANRLVPKRALVFMDFIAEAFAKIPQLNR